A single region of the Nicotiana sylvestris chromosome 6, ASM39365v2, whole genome shotgun sequence genome encodes:
- the LOC104227519 gene encoding large ribosomal subunit protein eL28z-like, whose amino-acid sequence MVPPVLSSAKSLTIFTIFTLTSILVSLAKHDPLSAGPLVTGLLATSKTKKQNKPSSLLNKSVMKKEFRRMAKAVSNQVADNYYRPDLKRASLARLSAVNRSLKVAKSGVKKRNRQA is encoded by the exons ATGGTACCGCCGGTGTTGTCTTCAGCAAAGAGCCTAACAATCTTTACAATCTTCACTCTTACAAGCATTCTGGTTAGTCTTGCAAAACATGACCCT CTTTCTGCTGGCCCATTAGTCACGGGTTTGCTTGCTACATCAAAGACCAAGAAACAAAACAAGCCTTCAAGTTTGCTGAATAAATCTGTAATGAAGAAGGAGTTCCGACGCATGGCCAAGGCTGTATCAAACCAG GTAGCTGATAATTATTACAGGCCAGATCTGAAAAGGGCATCCCTTGCAAGGTTGAGTGCTGTAAACAGGAGTCTCAAGGTTGCGAAATCTGGTGTCAAGAAGAGGAACAGGCAGGCCTAG